One Aegilops tauschii subsp. strangulata cultivar AL8/78 chromosome 2, Aet v6.0, whole genome shotgun sequence genomic window, AAGCACAAAGCTACCACTTGTTTTCACCTTCTCCTTCATGAAGTTCCTCCCACTCAGAAGAACCAACACATGTGACCTAAGCACCAGCCCAACCAGCTCCGGAGCTTCTGATACAGGCGGCTCGTCGACCACCGGGAACCCGTTGTGGCCCGTGATCCTTAACGCATGAACGATGTTGCCCACCTTCTCAACACCCGAAAAGGAGATGAGTGGCCCAGACACAACATCACTAGCTACCAAGTGCCTCATGTACGGTTCAGCATGAGCCTCCATGAATGGCAAGCCTTTCATCACCACGATCTGGTCATACACACCTTTGTTGAAGCAATCGGCTATGGTCTTCGATATCAGGAGGACGAGCATGACCAAGGGGAGCATGTGGAGCTCATTTGTGAGCTCCAGAAGGATCACGCAGACCGACACGGTCATTCTCATTGTTCCACCAAGGAAAGATGCGGCACCCAGCAGTGCAAAGAGGCCAGGATCGATATCAGACATGGGACCGAGAAGTGTCCCAACGATGCGCCCATATGTTGCCCCGGCAAGTATTACCGGGATAAAGAGACCAGATGGGACAGCAATACCATACGTCACGAGACCAAGGCAGTAGATAGCAATGAAGAAGACGAAAAGGCTAGACATGTGGAACTCATTTTCGGTACCACGGCTGAAGAGATTGCGGATGGCATCGTCATTTGTGTTGAAGAAGAGTGATGCAAGACCATTGTAGTGACCAGGCGGGCACTGGAAGCTCTTAAAATTTCCAGAGCGGCCAATGGTGGGGCATTCCTCCATTGAACCAACAGGGCACGGAGAGCACGCAGCAAGCCAAGGGAGCCCATAGGAGCACGCCGAAGTGATGATCGATATTGTGATGGTGAGAAGAATCTTGGATGGAGCGCCTCTCCTGCATGGATGCATGATAATGTAAATGAGGTTTTTTGTTTtcaaattgagagataaaaattGGCAAAAGTACACACTTACTCATTGATAATACTGTAGACACGAAGAATCCTATCCAAGAGAAAGTTGAAAAGGCCTCCGAAGACGCCACCAATTACTCCAAGAATTATAATCGCGATGAGATCTTGGGTACCATATGATGGGACGTTCGAGCTAAGATCAAACATAATCAACCCTCCTTGCCCAAAGAGACCACATTTTCCTTTACGACAGAACTCAATCAGGGCCCTCAACACTACAGCAACAACAGCAGTTGTGAAGAATGTTCTCCACAGAAGAGCACTTCGCCACCTGAATAAACAAAAGCAGAACCTTATAGTCATGGGAAAAGCTAAAAAGAAACACAAGAAAAGGAACACGTTCACGTAACAATCATATTAACCATGCACGGATGTGAAACAGGAGTACATTCgtattccctccatccgaaaataagtgccgctgatttagtacaaagttgtactaactTTGTACCAAATcagagacacttattttgggacggagggagtattatttaaCTACCTATTCCACATTCAATAGGACACATAAGGTTTACAAACCCATCCGATCAATACCTTCTTCCACATTCAAAATATATGGAAAATTATAGATGTGAATAAGATTTTAAATTTTCTTTATCTGAAATGTTATTTCACCTGAAGACCAACTCGAATTCAATAAATCAATAAATATAATATTTTGCCGCTATATGTCTAATTAATTAGACAATTTTCTTGAATAAGTGTAAAATTGATGTTTCATTAGATAAGCTCAAATTGCAAACTAGTAGTTATGCAGATATCCAATTCGACCAAATCGAGTAGAAGTTCAAATCAAGTTTCCATTCGCCTTTTCATATGGATCAAATATCATTTGACCACTATCCAGTTTGTTTTCACCCCTAGACCCATGTACTTCTTCCACGTAGAGGTTTATCCATTTTCAACTAATTGCATTATCAGCATACCAACTTGTGGTCTGTACCATTTTAATGTCAGGTTTAGGTTGTGGAAGTTAGTAAATTATTACATACCCAGTGCCAGTGTCGATGGACAATGAagtttttttattattattattcaatTTGTAGTTTCAAAGTGGTAACTAGAAACACGGTTATAAAAAAGTTAGAGCACATCTGACAAGATTGTCATCTACATGAAGGTACGGATGAACAGCTTGAGAAGGGAAAGAGGTGCTACCATGATGCTGCTTCCTCGAGAGCAAAGAGTACACCACCAACAGGTGCGCGAAATGCGGCTGCCACTCCAGCTGCTGCACCACATGTAATCAAATCTCGTCTATCTCTATCATTTTTGAAATATTTCAGCCAATTCCATGTGAGATGGTACTTGCGTGATCCCCCCTGACCAAGCAAGTTGGCAATGCATGCCCCAGTATGCACCATGGGACCTTCTTTCCCAAGTACAAATCCACCTGAAACTCCAAGTATTGAACCAAATATCTGCAGCATAATTGAAGAAAGTCATGAGAACAACATAGTTTGACTCTGTATACAATTAGAAACAACTGTTTGTATTGGTCCAATTATTTGCCAGCTGGTTATACTCCATCACTTTATTCTGAAGTTATCAACCATATGCGTTGCAACTGAATCTTTTTTCTCTCCAGAGTTCCACAAATGACAAGCTCTGGAAAGTAGTGGGTTGCCTTTGGCATCACAAATCTGAAGAaatctcaacaatgataacataggAATTTTCTGAAGTTTCCGACAAAACTAAAACGGAAATAAAATAATGATGAGTGTCCTCATGTAACAGATGTATTGTCCGGAATGGCCTACAGGCTACAGCCATAAGAGAAAGGATGATGCAGAGTTTCAACTATAGATTAATTTTCCAAGTTATTTTATTTCTGTAGCAGATAGGATTTTGCTTATTATATGAAGGACTGTAAGCGAAGGGGAGCCTTGGCGCATTGGTAAAGCTGCTGCCTTGTGACCATGAGGTCACGGGTCCAAGTCCTGGAAACAGCCTCTTGCAGAAATGTAGGGAAAGGCTGCGTACTAAAGACCCGAAGTGGCTGGACCCTTCCCCGGaccctgcgcaagcgggagctaACATGCACCGGGCTGCTCCTTTATATGGACTGTAAGCAACAGTTTAGGCAAATCAGCACAGCTGGAAAGAAATCATGGATGGTACCATACAATCTCTGACTGCTCGCCGAAAATTCTGAAACCTAATACCTCCGAAGACAAACTTACTTGTTTGAGATTTCAAAACGTCATTATTTCCTTTCCTATACTACCTAGCAACACTGAAAAGGTGCCATAGGTTCTGTGACAGGCATGCAAATCATTTCAGAGGTAAGGATGCAAATTCCAGCAATGATCCAAGTAATCTAAATACCAATATAAGCTAGCATATTTTTTTACCATAAAGCAGGTATTACTCAAAACGTAATAAAAGCATGAATCTGAGTTAAATCTTACCTTGACAAAGAGTGTGCTGGGAGCTAAAATAGAGTAAGCGTCAACTCCATTAAGATATGCTTTAACTTCAGGGATGCCAGACCCAGCAGCAGCTGGTGCTATGTAAGCGCATAGTGCTGCAGCAGTGGCTCCTAGGACTAGATTGCAGCCTCCATATGCCAAAAATGCTGTGAAGTACCTGCACTGGAAGCAGCACGCAATCGACAACTTCACATTACTCCATTGCTGCAAACCAAACAGTATGGGGAAACAACATACTAATGTATTTAAACTACACCTTATGGTAAAACAGCAAAAGCACCGGAGTGAAGCTTTACCTCTTCTGGAGCATAAGATCACCTGTGAGCACCAATTTGAATCCAGCAATATTCTCGACTGCAAGGTTGTTGAAGAAGCCAACAAGCCCAGTCAACAAGCCAATAAGAAGAACCAATGCCCATTTCAGGACAACATACTGAAATATCTGATTCTTCTTTCTCGATCGCCAGTCTTGCTTGAAAAGATCATTCTCCACAATTCTGAAACACACCGCACAGAGTTTTCAGAGCGCGAGTAATGAAACACGCCAAGTAGGTATACGGTATTACCATGTGCATTTTTGCACACCACGTTATTTTTTTCCCTGCAGAATTCAATCATCGAACTTATGCAACAGCCCTTTTTTTTACATTCTTGTTATCTTATATAGTTTTGCACATTGCAGTCAGTGAATAAACATCTAAATTCATGAAAACTTTGATAACATAAACAAATTACTGCTTGTTTGTGTAAATGGACTACAACTCCCCATTTTACCCCCTTTTCCCTTTCTTCAATGATAGCTTTGTGGTTTGTGCAATCGGCTCGACACTTAATGAGTGTTACTCGAAGTAGTACGTTCCTAGGATTGCATTCGAAAGAAAAATCCTGGCGTTGGACAGGTAAAGAACCTTATAATAATCCTAGATGACAGTATCCGCGTTCTTTAAAATAAAAAGTAGAGAGTTTAAAAAAAGTACAGTTCTGTATATACAAGACAAAAAGGATCACGCTTTCGGAAGGATAACGTATTCCCCTTGGAAATTGAGCAGCAGATGCCGACGAACTTTCTCGTTTCCAAGTCAAACATTAAATTAAAATCAGTGGAGACGGGGAGGGGGGGAGAGGGGCGCTTACTCGTAGTCGAGGCTCTCGATGGCGAAGACGTTGGCGCCGACGATGGCGATCTGGGAGGTGGTGTTCATTGTGCGCTTCCGCAGCAGCGGCTCGCGCGGGCCGTCGTCGTCGTACCGCAGCAGGGCGTCGGACGAGGCGTACCTCCCCGCGCCGCGCCACCCGCCGCCGTCCATGCTCTCTATGTCGTAGTTGAAGCTGCCCTCCCGCTCCggcagcggcgacggcgacggcggcgggggcgggTGCTGGTTGGAGTTGGAATGCGGCGCGTGGTCGCCGTCCATTCTTGCTTCCTGGCCGTCCGCGCTGTTGCTGCTTGCTGACGCTTGCCTCCTCTTCCCTCCTTGGGTCCCTGCGCTTTATGGGAGGCGCGTGAGCGACAGAAATGGTAGTGAGTGAAAGCGCGAAACAATAAATAATAGGAAGGGCACGGGAGATTAAATCAGGCACAAATCGTATCAGTGGCGCTTCTTCCATCTACAGCATGTGAAAAAATCTGGGAAAAAAAATCTTAGATCCGTCTGGAACACACGTGTTCCACGTGACTTTGACAGAAACTCAACGGCGAATCCTTCGGGTTTTTTCTGGTGGgaatttatttcttttcttttgttttgttgcGAGAAGAACAAGAACATTTCCGAAACTGATGGAGCAGGAAACGGAAGAGCCATCGCGCTGGCGAACCAGCGAGGGCCAGCGGACAAGCGCTGCGCATTTTATGGGCGGCCCTGCACGCGCACGCCGGCCTACGGAAATTTGGCCGGCCACGGCCAGCGAGCGACGCTGCTGTCGCGGCGACCCGACGAAAATGGCGGGGGAGCCGTTCACGTGCGTGCGCCACATGATTTCTCCCGACCTACTCGTACCCCGGCCGCTCCCCACCTAATTATCAGGTGCTCTCTGCCAGGTACTAAACGGAAAAGAAGAGAAAATATGTGAAGCTGACGATGCCCACCGGTAGGGAAGAAAACAACGGGCGCTGGTGGGCCCGCCTAGCTTGCCGGTGATATCCGGTGCAGGCGAGAGAGGTACTGTTCAGATAAAGACGCCGGCTGTCTGTCTCTTGTATGGGTCTGGACTGGTTTCGCGCCAAACCGAAATCAAGCCAACCGGAGAGGAGGTATACTCCTAGTTATTATGGCGACATGGGTTGAGATCACTGTTCACTGCCATTACAACGTCACGCACGTACGAGTCCATCTTAGCCATCCCCTAACAGAAGCAAAAGCCATTTTCTACGTCCCGTGTTAGCACAAAAGAGATGGAGTCCCATTCTTGCACGCCTGTCGATCTCTATTTAAATTAAAGAGTCCTAAAAACAAGGTCAAATTGGCAGCCATACACACCAACTAGTACTCCTAGCGGCCTCCCAACTACTGCACGTGTAAAGGCAGTGCATTCCCGCTTCGACGGGACGAATCGGGCTCGAGATCTTTCTTTCCAACGCCCACAAGAGAAGAATAGGGTTCGAGTCCACACGTCGCGGCCAGCTTTGCCGCCCACTCACGGCTCATCTCATCATTGTTAACTCGATCCTCCAGTTACCTTTCCGGATCGATCAATCAGCGGACCGTTTCGTTCATCTTCATCTTTATCCTTCCCACATGTGGACAAGAGGACAAGAATAGTCGCTCAAAAGAGAGTTAGGAGTAATCGCATCCTACTGTCTCTTTTTAATACTTCTACGAACTCAGCTAATCCATTGCTCGGTACAGTACATGTTATGACAAGGTTCGATCAAATAAGCAGGCCAACAGAATGCTACAAAAAGGGCACTACTGTAACTTGCAGAACGTCCGTGCTGCAATGTGTAGTAGAGCCAGCAGCAGAACGAGTGCTACATGGTCTAACACTTACTtcctccgttccataatataagaacgtttttgacactttGAGACAGGGGGAGTATGATCTAAGGGTTCTAAACCGTGATGTCTGATATATCTCCTGGGGAGAGAAAACGAGACCatgtagttttcttttttgtTCAGATTTTGTGCTCCATATGCTTTCCTATCACAATTTGACGTCACGCCAAGGCCATGAACGGGTGTGGCTGCCACGTCGGGACCGAGCCTGGCCTTGTGTTTGTTTGCCGTTATTTCTGTTGTTGGGAGAAATTAAGCGGTACTAGTAGTTCTTAGTGGACGTACGTAGAACACTTGTAGCCACACCCATCGCCATAGCTAATTCAAAAGACTACCAGCATCTATTCCTTCCATCCGggaatacttgtcggagaaaggAGTACATAGCATACTGCTCTTCCGAGAATCAATGAGCATGGTCCCGGCATGAACATGCTTGCTCCATCATTATCCACCACCCATGTCCTAACTCCGAAGTAACGGCAAGTTTGGAC contains:
- the LOC109739919 gene encoding chloride channel protein CLC-c, which produces MDGDHAPHSNSNQHPPPPPSPSPLPEREGSFNYDIESMDGGGWRGAGRYASSDALLRYDDDGPREPLLRKRTMNTTSQIAIVGANVFAIESLDYEIVENDLFKQDWRSRKKNQIFQYVVLKWALVLLIGLLTGLVGFFNNLAVENIAGFKLVLTGDLMLQKRYFTAFLAYGGCNLVLGATAAALCAYIAPAAAGSGIPEVKAYLNGVDAYSILAPSTLFVKIFGSILGVSGGFVLGKEGPMVHTGACIANLLGQGGSRKYHLTWNWLKYFKNDRDRRDLITCGAAAGVAAAFRAPVGGVLFALEEAASWWRSALLWRTFFTTAVVAVVLRALIEFCRKGKCGLFGQGGLIMFDLSSNVPSYGTQDLIAIIILGVIGGVFGGLFNFLLDRILRVYSIINERGAPSKILLTITISIITSACSYGLPWLAACSPCPVGSMEECPTIGRSGNFKSFQCPPGHYNGLASLFFNTNDDAIRNLFSRGTENEFHMSSLFVFFIAIYCLGLVTYGIAVPSGLFIPVILAGATYGRIVGTLLGPMSDIDPGLFALLGAASFLGGTMRMTVSVCVILLELTNELHMLPLVMLVLLISKTIADCFNKGVYDQIVVMKGLPFMEAHAEPYMRHLVASDVVSGPLISFSGVEKVGNIVHALRITGHNGFPVVDEPPVSEAPELVGLVLRSHVLVLLSGRNFMKEKVKTSGSFVLRRFGAFDFAKPGSGKGMKIEDLDFTEEEMEMYVDLHPITNTSPYTVVETMSLAKAAVLFRALGLRHLLVVPKTPGRFPIVGILTRHDLMPEHIHGLFPNLRKSH